The following are encoded together in the uncultured Sphaerochaeta sp. genome:
- a CDS encoding transketolase has translation MRQISNEPMNSRIERLEAEAKNVRFHIVDMIYKAQSGHPGGALSATDIVTALYFDFMRLDPNNPSWEDRDRFILSKGHACPVQYAALSLKGYFPIAELDTLRKFDSILQGHPVKQKTPGIDMTTGSLGHGLSIGVGMALEGKLTQKDFFTYVLIGDGELNEGQNWEAAAAAAKFSLHNLIAIIDRNRLQMDGFTDEIMPMGSISNKFRSFGWDVLEMDGHNMLDIVLTLEKARLMQGNKPICIVAQTIKGKGVSFMENIREWHGKAPNEQEYKQAILEIKGTEA, from the coding sequence ATGAGACAAATCTCCAACGAACCAATGAACAGCCGAATAGAAAGATTGGAAGCTGAAGCTAAAAACGTAAGATTCCACATTGTAGATATGATTTACAAAGCACAATCAGGACATCCAGGAGGTGCTCTCTCCGCTACCGACATAGTTACTGCGCTCTATTTTGATTTTATGCGTTTAGACCCAAACAACCCATCATGGGAAGATCGGGATCGTTTCATACTTTCGAAGGGTCATGCATGTCCTGTACAGTATGCAGCCTTGTCCTTGAAAGGGTATTTCCCAATAGCAGAGCTCGATACATTGAGAAAATTTGACAGTATCCTCCAAGGCCATCCAGTAAAACAGAAAACACCAGGCATTGACATGACTACAGGTTCGCTGGGGCATGGACTCAGTATTGGAGTTGGAATGGCTCTGGAAGGAAAACTAACCCAAAAAGACTTCTTTACCTATGTATTAATTGGTGATGGGGAACTCAATGAAGGACAAAACTGGGAAGCGGCTGCCGCAGCGGCAAAGTTCTCCTTGCACAACCTTATTGCAATTATTGACAGGAACCGACTGCAGATGGACGGCTTTACTGATGAGATTATGCCAATGGGATCAATCAGCAACAAGTTTAGGTCATTTGGTTGGGATGTTTTGGAAATGGATGGCCACAACATGCTGGATATTGTCCTAACACTTGAGAAAGCAAGACTGATGCAAGGAAACAAACCCATATGTATCGTGGCGCAGACTATAAAGGGAAAAGGCGTCAGTTTTATGGAAAATATCCGCGAGTGGCATGGAAAGGCTCCCAATGAACAGGAGTACAAACAAGCAATTCTTGAAATCAAAGGAACCGAGGCATAA
- a CDS encoding transketolase C-terminal domain-containing protein, with amino-acid sequence MKKATKPTRKAFSERMVEYGKDHTDFVVLEADIGYSTYTYLFGQAFPNRYFNMGIAEANMVSAAAGLAADGRPVIVSSYGVFLSMRAVESMRTYICYPDLNVKFLSSHGGVTAAIDGATHQATEDMAIVSSFPNMKVLCPADSASAAKILDLSLETPGPVFVRLMRDPLYEIYDDSYTFKIGGSHVVRKGSDVTLVTYGDMVFQSLEAASILEEKGISVEVIDMYSIKPIDKETLLASVKKTGAVVVAENHQKKNGLGYAVPHYLAKIDCTVPFSHIGLDDTFAESGDYLQVLEAYGLSARCITEAIESTLARKQGV; translated from the coding sequence ATGAAAAAAGCAACAAAGCCGACAAGAAAGGCATTTAGTGAACGGATGGTGGAATATGGAAAAGACCATACAGACTTTGTCGTCCTAGAAGCAGATATCGGATACTCCACCTATACATACCTCTTCGGACAAGCATTTCCCAACAGGTATTTCAATATGGGGATCGCTGAAGCAAACATGGTCAGTGCAGCTGCAGGATTGGCAGCTGATGGAAGGCCGGTAATCGTAAGCTCATATGGTGTATTCCTTTCAATGAGAGCTGTTGAGTCTATGCGTACCTACATATGTTATCCAGATTTGAATGTGAAGTTTCTCTCCTCACATGGTGGAGTAACAGCAGCCATTGATGGGGCAACACACCAGGCAACTGAAGATATGGCGATTGTCTCCTCATTTCCCAATATGAAAGTTCTCTGCCCGGCAGATTCTGCCTCTGCAGCAAAAATCCTCGATCTTTCCTTGGAGACTCCTGGTCCTGTCTTTGTACGTCTCATGCGAGATCCCCTGTATGAAATCTATGATGATTCCTACACCTTCAAAATTGGGGGTAGCCATGTGGTAAGAAAAGGAAGCGATGTAACGCTCGTAACGTATGGTGACATGGTTTTTCAGTCTTTGGAAGCAGCCTCCATCCTGGAAGAGAAAGGAATCTCTGTCGAGGTAATTGATATGTACAGCATCAAGCCAATTGACAAAGAGACCCTTCTTGCCTCAGTGAAAAAGACCGGAGCGGTCGTTGTTGCTGAAAATCATCAGAAGAAAAACGGTTTGGGATATGCCGTCCCTCATTACCTTGCAAAAATCGATTGTACAGTCCCCTTCTCCCATATAGGACTGGACGACACTTTTGCAGAAAGCGGGGACTATTTACAGGTATTGGAGGCATATGGCCTTTCAGCACGTTGCATCACTGAAGCTATCGAGAGCACTCTCGCAAGGAAACAAGGAGTATAA
- a CDS encoding sugar phosphate isomerase/epimerase family protein: MNKVVKSAVITGFLGKTTDRFRSYNTPKTLEEKFALLSTIDNIDGVEVVYPYEVPSSDELKRLLAKYSLKIAAINVNVKNEPEFILGGLTSEDPEIRKKAVSMICDAKDYAEQVGANKVQCCPLGDGYEFSFQQDYRKAWKYLVEGFTEAGAYKPEMPLFIEYKPNEVRGKCYIDSASKALYLLEQIGNENIGITLDFGHSMYGKENPAEALSLIASSRFPYYVHINDNDGAWDWDYMVASKHFLEYIEFIYYLQEFGYSDYLTSDTSPTRMDPKETFAANARWTNKIWNLVADCDRDLLAQLMNEGNYMKTWKFIEEQFLLRNC; this comes from the coding sequence ATGAACAAGGTAGTTAAGAGCGCAGTAATCACTGGGTTTCTGGGAAAGACAACCGATCGATTCCGATCATACAACACCCCGAAAACATTAGAAGAGAAGTTTGCATTGCTTTCCACAATCGATAATATCGATGGTGTTGAGGTAGTTTATCCTTATGAGGTTCCCTCAAGTGATGAGCTAAAGAGGCTACTAGCCAAATACTCTCTGAAGATAGCTGCGATCAATGTCAATGTAAAGAATGAGCCTGAGTTCATTCTGGGAGGCCTCACTTCCGAAGATCCAGAGATCAGGAAAAAAGCTGTATCAATGATCTGTGATGCCAAAGATTACGCAGAGCAGGTTGGAGCCAACAAAGTTCAGTGTTGCCCTCTTGGTGATGGCTATGAATTTAGTTTCCAGCAGGATTATCGCAAAGCATGGAAGTATTTAGTGGAAGGATTCACAGAAGCAGGAGCTTATAAACCTGAGATGCCACTCTTTATCGAATACAAGCCTAATGAAGTGAGAGGCAAATGCTATATCGATTCTGCGTCTAAAGCCCTCTATCTTTTAGAGCAAATTGGAAATGAGAACATCGGCATTACGCTTGACTTTGGTCATTCCATGTATGGAAAAGAGAATCCAGCAGAGGCTCTGAGCCTTATTGCTTCCAGCAGGTTCCCCTACTACGTGCATATCAATGACAATGATGGCGCATGGGATTGGGACTACATGGTGGCATCAAAACATTTCCTGGAATATATCGAATTCATCTATTATCTGCAGGAATTCGGATACTCCGATTACCTTACTTCCGACACGTCTCCCACCAGAATGGATCCGAAAGAGACCTTTGCTGCTAATGCAAGGTGGACCAACAAAATCTGGAATCTTGTTGCCGATTGTGATCGGGATTTGCTTGCACAGCTTATGAATGAAGGAAACTACATGAAAACGTGGAAATTCATTGAAGAACAATTCCTATTGAGAAATTGTTGA